One Microplitis mediator isolate UGA2020A chromosome 3, iyMicMedi2.1, whole genome shotgun sequence DNA segment encodes these proteins:
- the LOC130665391 gene encoding uncharacterized protein LOC130665391 isoform X1 — protein sequence MPDSAAVYRPTTVGYSYEANGDGNESGVGVGGGVGLRNGFSRIMFRHKVSTRKWLEWVLLSVALCATVAGLTTMLVNVIASESSLPSEIVQDNSKNGSKSDTTTKVEDVVNQDHKGSLAAGASITLIGLVMGALWTWLRFFRHGGKSQRGGISRASGQMLGGLNPSTDLLVGSTSQYGPVLTEVPSQMTNKQIINETRAVPLSDQEEETHTLMPDSAAVPSAVTSDSSHPTNQLAG from the exons atgcCTGATAGTGCAGCTGTTTATCGACCTACAACAGTGGGTTATAGTTATGAAGCCAACGGCGATGGTAATGAGAGCGGTGTCGGGGTCGGAGGTGGTGTAGGGTTAAGAAATGGATTTTCACGAATAATGTTCAGGCACAAGGTCAGTACTAGGAAATGGCTTGAATGGGTGCTACTGTCAGTTGCACTGTGTGCTACTGTTGCTGGGCTTACGACTATGCTAGTTAATGTCATAGCTTCTGAAAGTTCTTTACCTTCGGAAATTGTCCAG gATAATTCAAAAAACGGATCAAAATCAGACACAACAACTAAAGTTGAGGATGTTGTTAATCAGGATCACAAAGGATCGTTAGCCGCTGGAGCAAGTATTACTCTAATAGGATTGGTGATGGGCGCCCTGTGGACTTGGTTACGTTTCTTCCGACACGGTGGCAAATCCCAGAGAGGCGGAATAAGTCGTGCCAGCGGACAG ATGTTGGGCGGTTTGAATCCATCAACTGACTTGCTGGTGGGTTCCACTTCGCAGTACGGGCCAGTACTCACTGAGGTGCCGAGCCAGATGACCAACAAGCAGATCATCAACGAGACTCGAGCTGTCCCATTGTCAGACCAGGAGGAGGAGACGCACACGCTCATGCCGGATTCAGCTGCTGTTCCATCTGCAGTCACCAGTGACTCCAGTCATCCTACCAATCAATTAGCAGGCTGA
- the LOC130665391 gene encoding uncharacterized protein LOC130665391 isoform X2, protein MPDSAAVYRPTTVGYSYEANGDGNESGVGVGGGVGLRNGFSRIMFRHKVSTRKWLEWVLLSVALCATVAGLTTMLVNVIASESSLPSEIVQDNSKNGSKSDTTTKVEDVVNQDHKGSLAAGASITLIGLVMGALWTWLRFFRHGGKSQRGGISRASGQYGPVLTEVPSQMTNKQIINETRAVPLSDQEEETHTLMPDSAAVPSAVTSDSSHPTNQLAG, encoded by the exons atgcCTGATAGTGCAGCTGTTTATCGACCTACAACAGTGGGTTATAGTTATGAAGCCAACGGCGATGGTAATGAGAGCGGTGTCGGGGTCGGAGGTGGTGTAGGGTTAAGAAATGGATTTTCACGAATAATGTTCAGGCACAAGGTCAGTACTAGGAAATGGCTTGAATGGGTGCTACTGTCAGTTGCACTGTGTGCTACTGTTGCTGGGCTTACGACTATGCTAGTTAATGTCATAGCTTCTGAAAGTTCTTTACCTTCGGAAATTGTCCAG gATAATTCAAAAAACGGATCAAAATCAGACACAACAACTAAAGTTGAGGATGTTGTTAATCAGGATCACAAAGGATCGTTAGCCGCTGGAGCAAGTATTACTCTAATAGGATTGGTGATGGGCGCCCTGTGGACTTGGTTACGTTTCTTCCGACACGGTGGCAAATCCCAGAGAGGCGGAATAAGTCGTGCCAGCGGACAG TACGGGCCAGTACTCACTGAGGTGCCGAGCCAGATGACCAACAAGCAGATCATCAACGAGACTCGAGCTGTCCCATTGTCAGACCAGGAGGAGGAGACGCACACGCTCATGCCGGATTCAGCTGCTGTTCCATCTGCAGTCACCAGTGACTCCAGTCATCCTACCAATCAATTAGCAGGCTGA